From Echeneis naucrates chromosome 7, fEcheNa1.1, whole genome shotgun sequence, one genomic window encodes:
- the LOC115046113 gene encoding 6-phosphofructo-2-kinase/fructose-2,6-bisphosphatase 2-like isoform X2, translating into MAAKQQRLAVVSDSQVEAKRTDLRANEKKCSWASYMTYSPTVIVMIGLPARGKTYMAKKLTRYLNWIGVPTKVFNLGVYRREAVKAYKSYDFFRHDNKEAMEIRKNCALVALQDVKGYLNEEGGQIAVFDATNTTRERRELILNFAKDNAYKLFFVESICDDPDVIATNILDVKVSSPDYPERDRESVMEDFLKRIECYKVTYQPLDPDRHDKNLSFIQVINVGRRFLVNRVQDYIQSKIVYYLMNIHVQSHSIYLCRHGESHHNVEGQIGGDAELSERGKWFAAALKEFVEEHHLSDLKVWTSQLRRTIQTAEELGVPYEQWKILNEIDAGVCEEMTYKTIEEKFPEEFAMRDQDKYHYRYPGGESYQDLVQRLEPVIMELERQGNVLVICHQAVMRCLLAYFLDKSADDLPYLKCPLHTVLKLTPVAYGCKVDMFDLKVEAVNTHRDRPLQNKVQTDVPPAVLRRNSFTPLSSQDQIKRPRLYSVGNPSQAIVSQAPTLPSMQFSEASEGAELLLCEDSLNGFSAADTDDCDHS; encoded by the exons ATGGCTGCCAAGCAGCAAAGACTTGCAGTAGTTTCAGACAGCCAAGTGGAGGCCAAAAGGACAGACCTCAGAGCCAATGAGAAGAAGTGCT CTTGGGCCTCCTACATGACTTATTCACCGACTGTAATAGTGATGATTGGGTTGCCTGCCAGGGGGAAAACCTACATGGCCAAAAAGCTGACACGCTACCTCAACTGGATTGGCGTTCCCACTAAAG TGTTTAACCTTGGAGTCTATAGAAGAGAAGCAGTGAAGGCGTACAAGTCCTATGACTTTTTCAGACATGACAACAAAGAAGCAATGGAAATTAGAAA GAACTGTGCTCTGGTGGCACTGCAGGATGTTAAGGGTTATCTGAATGAGGAGGGAGGCCAGATTGCT GTTTTTGATGCCACCAATACcaccagagagaggagggaactCATCCTCAATTTTGCTAAAGACAATGCATACAAG ttgttttttgtAGAATCAATATGTGATGATCCAGATGTCATCGCTACAAATATTCTG GATGTGAAGGTCTCCAGCCCAGATTACCCAGAAAGGGACAGAGAAAGTGTCATGGAGGATTTTTTGAAGAGAATTGAATGCTACAAAGTGACCTACCAACCTTTAGATCCAGACAGACATGATAA GAACCTCTCCTTCATCCAGGTCATAAATGTTGGCCGTCGTTTCTTGGTCAACAGAGTGCAGGACTACATCCAGAGTAAAATTGTCTACTACCTCATGAACATCCATGTACAGTCCCACTCCATCTACCTCTGTCGGCATGGAGAGAGCCATCACAATGTGGAGGGGCAGATTGGGGGAGATGCTGAGCtgtcagagagagggaaatgg ttcgCAGCAGCTCTTAAGGAATTTGTTGAGGAGCACCATCTGTCAGATCTTAAAGTCTGGACCAGCCAGCTGAGACGGACCATTCAGACAGCAGAGGAACTTGGAGTTCCCTACGAGCAGTGGAAGATCCTCAATGAAATAGACGCT ggagTGTGTGAAGAGATGACATATAAGACAATTGAGGAAAAGTTTCCAGAGGAGTTTGCCATGAGAGATCAGGACAAGTATCACTACCGCTACCCAGGGGGAGAG tCCTACCAGGATTTGGTTCAGCGGCTGGAGCCAGTCATCATGGAGCTGGAGCGACAGGGCAATGTTCTGGTCATCTGTCATCAGGCAGTGATGCGCTGCTTGCTCGCCTATTTCCTGGATAAGAGTGCAG ATGACCTACCCTATTTGAAGTGTCCCCTCCACACTGTCTTGAAACTCACCCCTGTGGCATACG GATGTAAAGTGGACATGTTTGATCTAAAGGTTGAAGCTGTCAAcactcacagagacagaccttta CAG AATAAAGTTCAAACAGATGTGCCACCTGCCGTCCTTAGAAGAAACAGTTTTACTCCGCTGTCAAGCCAGGACCAGATTAAACGCCCTCGTTTATACAGCGTGGGCAACCCGTCCCAGGCCATCGTATCCCAGGCCCCCACTTTACCCAGCATGCAGTTTTCTGAGGCATCGGAGGGCGCAGAGCTGCTGTTATGCGAG GACTCTCTGAATGGTTTCAGTGCAGCAGACACAGACGACTGTGATCATAGTTAg
- the LOC115046113 gene encoding 6-phosphofructo-2-kinase/fructose-2,6-bisphosphatase 2-like isoform X1, with translation MAAKQQRLAVVSDSQVEAKRTDLRANEKKCSWASYMTYSPTVIVMIGLPARGKTYMAKKLTRYLNWIGVPTKVFNLGVYRREAVKAYKSYDFFRHDNKEAMEIRKNCALVALQDVKGYLNEEGGQIAVFDATNTTRERRELILNFAKDNAYKLFFVESICDDPDVIATNILDVKVSSPDYPERDRESVMEDFLKRIECYKVTYQPLDPDRHDKNLSFIQVINVGRRFLVNRVQDYIQSKIVYYLMNIHVQSHSIYLCRHGESHHNVEGQIGGDAELSERGKWFAAALKEFVEEHHLSDLKVWTSQLRRTIQTAEELGVPYEQWKILNEIDAGVCEEMTYKTIEEKFPEEFAMRDQDKYHYRYPGGESYQDLVQRLEPVIMELERQGNVLVICHQAVMRCLLAYFLDKSADDLPYLKCPLHTVLKLTPVAYGCKVDMFDLKVEAVNTHRDRPLNKVQTDVPPAVLRRNSFTPLSSQDQIKRPRLYSVGNPSQAIVSQAPTLPSMQFSEASEGAELLLCEDSLNGFSAADTDDCDHS, from the exons ATGGCTGCCAAGCAGCAAAGACTTGCAGTAGTTTCAGACAGCCAAGTGGAGGCCAAAAGGACAGACCTCAGAGCCAATGAGAAGAAGTGCT CTTGGGCCTCCTACATGACTTATTCACCGACTGTAATAGTGATGATTGGGTTGCCTGCCAGGGGGAAAACCTACATGGCCAAAAAGCTGACACGCTACCTCAACTGGATTGGCGTTCCCACTAAAG TGTTTAACCTTGGAGTCTATAGAAGAGAAGCAGTGAAGGCGTACAAGTCCTATGACTTTTTCAGACATGACAACAAAGAAGCAATGGAAATTAGAAA GAACTGTGCTCTGGTGGCACTGCAGGATGTTAAGGGTTATCTGAATGAGGAGGGAGGCCAGATTGCT GTTTTTGATGCCACCAATACcaccagagagaggagggaactCATCCTCAATTTTGCTAAAGACAATGCATACAAG ttgttttttgtAGAATCAATATGTGATGATCCAGATGTCATCGCTACAAATATTCTG GATGTGAAGGTCTCCAGCCCAGATTACCCAGAAAGGGACAGAGAAAGTGTCATGGAGGATTTTTTGAAGAGAATTGAATGCTACAAAGTGACCTACCAACCTTTAGATCCAGACAGACATGATAA GAACCTCTCCTTCATCCAGGTCATAAATGTTGGCCGTCGTTTCTTGGTCAACAGAGTGCAGGACTACATCCAGAGTAAAATTGTCTACTACCTCATGAACATCCATGTACAGTCCCACTCCATCTACCTCTGTCGGCATGGAGAGAGCCATCACAATGTGGAGGGGCAGATTGGGGGAGATGCTGAGCtgtcagagagagggaaatgg ttcgCAGCAGCTCTTAAGGAATTTGTTGAGGAGCACCATCTGTCAGATCTTAAAGTCTGGACCAGCCAGCTGAGACGGACCATTCAGACAGCAGAGGAACTTGGAGTTCCCTACGAGCAGTGGAAGATCCTCAATGAAATAGACGCT ggagTGTGTGAAGAGATGACATATAAGACAATTGAGGAAAAGTTTCCAGAGGAGTTTGCCATGAGAGATCAGGACAAGTATCACTACCGCTACCCAGGGGGAGAG tCCTACCAGGATTTGGTTCAGCGGCTGGAGCCAGTCATCATGGAGCTGGAGCGACAGGGCAATGTTCTGGTCATCTGTCATCAGGCAGTGATGCGCTGCTTGCTCGCCTATTTCCTGGATAAGAGTGCAG ATGACCTACCCTATTTGAAGTGTCCCCTCCACACTGTCTTGAAACTCACCCCTGTGGCATACG GATGTAAAGTGGACATGTTTGATCTAAAGGTTGAAGCTGTCAAcactcacagagacagaccttta AATAAAGTTCAAACAGATGTGCCACCTGCCGTCCTTAGAAGAAACAGTTTTACTCCGCTGTCAAGCCAGGACCAGATTAAACGCCCTCGTTTATACAGCGTGGGCAACCCGTCCCAGGCCATCGTATCCCAGGCCCCCACTTTACCCAGCATGCAGTTTTCTGAGGCATCGGAGGGCGCAGAGCTGCTGTTATGCGAG GACTCTCTGAATGGTTTCAGTGCAGCAGACACAGACGACTGTGATCATAGTTAg
- the LOC115045688 gene encoding membrane cofactor protein-like, which translates to MASEKLFSRAAGVGESLLLYKAPPDLAEVTNSLIRINTEHRKTGEMKLCWNVLLFCVAALVSAKPPRFCQPPHRQLSTRVLGEATPERRFAPGEKVLYKCQEGYTPDGGSPAAECQGGIWRKPTLECRRICDPPGELLNGKYIYDRRPYLRTKAYATCNEGYMLKGPNFIVCKKSGWVGKLPSCKEVTVKGITCSSPAVANSVRSGKNVSVYQAGDDVIFRCNKGFQLVGVQHVTCRRNGKWHPELPHCKPSPVAQTEQPPPTEGPAQTERPTEGPAQTERPTEGPAQTERPTEGPEPTEAVRCGVPPNVYSSHADLADEYITRKSFAEGERVAYACNTGYTPNGSKFRTCKNGKWTPLYLTCKRRSCGSAGDILYGEFVYTGALFGDSATAVCDEGFRVVGQATRYCQAQGWDGRTPVCEAMVCEDPPEVANAKIHGLQETYRYRAVVRYQCLDGVPIGEREIWCTADGTWSGTPPKCNAEMTCSRPDVPEGFWMGSYREQYRDRETLRIECQPGYRLSGTPTIRCNRGQWLPYLPKCQYHYDYYRRY; encoded by the exons ATGGCCTCTGAGAAG CTGTTCTCCCGGGCTGCTGGTGTGGGTGAGTCACTCCTCCTCTATAAAGCTCCACCTGATCTGGCTGAAGTCACTAACAGTCTGATCCGGATCAACACGGAGCACAGAAAAACGGGAGAGATGAAGCTCTGCTGGAATGTCCTGCTTTTCTGCGTCGCTGCGCTCGTTTCAG CTAAACCACCGAGGTTTTGTCAACCCCCACACCGCCAACTAAGCACCAGAGTGCTGGGGGAAGCGACGCCTGAACGGAGGTTCGCCCCCGGGGAGAAAGTGCTCTATAAGTGCCAGGAGGGCTATACTCCGGACGGGGGGAGTCCAGCTGCGGAGTGCCAAGGAGGGATCTGGAGAAAACCCACTCTAGAATGTCGAA GGATATGTGACCCTCCTGGGGAGCTGCTAAATGGGAAGTATATCTATGACCGACGTCCATATCTTCGGACGAAAGCATATGCTACATGCAATGAAGG ATATATGCTCAAAGGACCGAACTTCATAGTGTGCAAGAAGTCTGGATGGGTTGGTAAATTGCCATCATGTAAAG AGGTGACAGTAAAAGGCATCACCTGCTCCAGCCCTGCAGTGGCCAACTCTGTCAGGAGTGGTAAAAATGTCTCCGTTTACCAAGCAGGAGATGATGTGATCTTCCGTTGCAATAAGGGTTTCCAGCTGGTTGGAGTGCAGCACGTCACATGTCGCCGTAACGGTAAATGGCACCCTGAGCTCCCTCACTGTAAACCCTCTCCTGTGGCACAGACTGAGCAGCCCCCGCCCACTGAAGGGCCGGCACAGACTGAGCGGCCCACTGAAGGGCCGGCACAGACTGAGCGGCCCACTGAAGGGCCGGCACAGACTGAGCGGCCCACTGAAGGGCCAGAGCCAACTGAAG CAGTTCGATGTGGTGTCCCTCCAAATGTCTACAGCTCCCATGCTGACCTTGCTGATGAGTACATCACCAGAAAATCTTTTGCTGAGGGTGAACGTGTTGCATATGCATGTAATACTGGCTATACTCCAAATGGCAGCAAATTCCGCACTTGCAAGAATGGAAAGTGGACTCCACTCTACTTAACATGTAAAC GAAGGTCATGTGGCTCTGCAGGAGACATTTTATATGGAGAGTTTGTTTACACTGGAGCACTGTTTGGAGACAGTGCAACAGCTGTCTGTGATGAGGG GTTCAGAGTTGTAGGACAAGCAACCAGATACTGCCAAGCTCAAGGCTGGGATGGGCGCACTCCTGTCTGTGAAG CAATGGTGTGTGAAGACCCTCCAGAAGTGGCAAATGCCAAGATCCACGGTCTTCAGGAGACCTACAGATACAGAGCAGTGGTTCGCTATCAGTGCCTTGATGGAGTACCCATTGGAGAAAGGGAGATATGGTGTACAGCAGATGGCACGTGGAGTGGAACACCTCCAAAATGCAATGCAG AAATGACATGCTCACGTCCAGATGTGCCAGAGGGCTTCTGGATGGGATCATACAGAGAACAGTATCGCGATAGGGAAACTCTCAGAATTGAGTGCCAACCTGGTTACAGACTGTCTGGTACACCTACTATTCGCTGCAACAGGGGCCAGTGGCTTCCATATCTCCCCAAATGTCAAT ACCACTACGACTACTACAGGAGATACTAG